The proteins below come from a single bacterium genomic window:
- a CDS encoding sugar transferase: MLAEKTIDKNIISQEIVDFIKNSNNRFDNIIKNPYEISINLYNSNQKVFQYFLKKIIEKTITIVGLALISPVLFITAAAIKLESEGPVFFKQKRIGQHGKEFYICKFRSMYKDSEKKAEELQKYNQTNALMFKMFDDPRITKVGKFIRKYSIDELPQLFNVLKGEMSLVGFRPPLPSEVSKYKDLYYVRFAMMPGLTGPWQVSGRSKIKEFEDVVNLEYEYAKDWSLFKDMHILMKTIPVVLFGKDTA, from the coding sequence ATGTTAGCGGAAAAAACCATAGATAAAAATATTATTTCACAAGAAATTGTTGATTTTATAAAAAATTCTAATAATAGATTTGATAATATAATAAAAAATCCTTACGAAATTTCAATTAATCTTTATAATTCAAATCAAAAAGTTTTTCAGTATTTTCTGAAAAAAATAATTGAAAAGACGATAACCATAGTAGGTCTGGCTTTGATTTCACCTGTTCTTTTTATTACTGCAGCAGCAATAAAACTGGAATCAGAAGGACCTGTGTTTTTTAAACAAAAAAGAATAGGCCAGCATGGTAAGGAATTTTATATTTGCAAATTTAGAAGCATGTACAAAGATTCCGAAAAAAAGGCTGAAGAACTGCAAAAATACAATCAAACAAACGCATTAATGTTTAAAATGTTTGATGATCCGAGAATAACAAAAGTCGGCAAATTTATTAGAAAATACAGTATTGATGAACTTCCTCAGTTATTCAATGTTCTTAAAGGTGAAATGAGTCTTGTGGGCTTCAGGCCTCCTTTACCATCCGAAGTAAGCAAATATAAGGATTTATATTATGTGCGATTTGCAATGATGCCGGGATTAACAGGTCCATGGCAGGTAAGCGGCAGGTCAAAAATTAAAGAATTTGAAGATGTCGTAAATCTTGAATATGAATATGCAAAAGATTGGTCATTGTTTAAAGATATGCACATATTAATGAAAACCATTCCTGTTGTATTATTTGGAAAAGATACCGCTTAA
- a CDS encoding polysaccharide biosynthesis/export family protein, whose product MKKMKKIVTFLVFVSLFIFPNFSNLKSSASEGTSLKANLSAVSESSQEPNKLEVRNNTYARKYILGPNDVLDISFIGFPEFRQENVRVQPDGNILIGPIGATKAQGKTLDELRNELKNKFEVIIKNPMISITLTKTKPLIVYLTGAIVSPGSYELNTDTSYSNSYTSEQRTVAIDRKTPLLTNILGAAGGITPDADLENIEISNKYDGTKYNVNLLDLVNKGNSAQDIYLMSGDVVYVPKLSTTYAIDSQKYNDFAASTFSRKQIPVRVMGYVNNAGLVMLNASDSPRLNTAISMAGGYLYGATSPPKSVIISRMDNNGKLTSAKVNPMKNDVVLLPNDIVFVPEKASSGIARGFDYLLRVVNPVSSFATGYSNMDYVFRR is encoded by the coding sequence ATGAAAAAAATGAAAAAAATAGTAACTTTCTTAGTTTTTGTCAGTTTATTTATTTTTCCAAATTTCTCGAATTTAAAAAGCAGTGCATCAGAAGGAACTTCTCTCAAAGCAAACTTGAGTGCCGTTTCAGAAAGTTCGCAAGAACCTAATAAATTGGAGGTTAGAAATAATACTTACGCCAGAAAATACATTCTTGGTCCCAATGATGTATTAGACATATCTTTTATAGGATTTCCCGAATTCAGACAGGAAAATGTTCGTGTCCAACCTGACGGAAATATATTGATAGGTCCTATAGGCGCTACAAAAGCACAAGGAAAAACTCTTGACGAACTTCGCAACGAATTAAAAAATAAGTTTGAAGTTATCATTAAAAATCCTATGATTTCCATAACTCTTACTAAAACAAAACCTTTAATAGTTTATTTAACAGGTGCCATAGTATCCCCCGGAAGCTATGAATTAAACACAGATACCTCTTATTCCAATTCATATACTTCTGAACAAAGAACAGTAGCAATTGACAGAAAAACCCCTTTGCTCACTAACATCCTCGGAGCTGCCGGAGGAATAACTCCTGATGCAGATCTTGAAAACATTGAAATATCAAATAAATATGATGGGACAAAATATAATGTCAATTTGCTTGATCTTGTAAATAAAGGAAATTCTGCTCAGGATATTTATCTAATGAGCGGGGATGTAGTTTATGTTCCAAAACTATCAACAACTTATGCAATTGATTCACAAAAATACAATGATTTTGCCGCTTCAACTTTTTCACGAAAACAAATCCCTGTAAGAGTAATGGGATATGTAAATAATGCAGGTCTTGTAATGCTTAACGCAAGTGATTCTCCAAGATTAAATACAGCTATAAGCATGGCCGGCGGATATCTTTACGGCGCTACTTCTCCTCCAAAATCCGTAATCATCTCCAGAATGGATAATAACGGCAAGCTTACATCCGCAAAAGTAAACCCGATGAAAAACGATGTTGTTCTGTTACCAAATGATATAGTCTTTGTGCCTGAGAAAGCTTCTTCAGGAATTGCTCGAGGCTTTGATTATCTGCTAAGAGTTGTAAATCCGGTAAGTTCTTTTGCCACCGGCTACAGCAACATGGATTATGTTTTCAGAAGATAA
- a CDS encoding LdpA C-terminal domain-containing domain has product MNTLNETKIIVPAEHTESVARAIFALEEGAFTKIICGAANTNEKHVERLALVYALSGVNVIDVAPSQTIIQSAKAGIKKASDLYNKNPEAFAHYKEPVLMVSLDAGDDLHFRKAEINYSKCSSCFECINSCPARALSTAYSSKGDSLKNLHPADEILQSAVQEDKKIQLNKDNCLGCGRCSEACLQNAISFTKLSNSFDFDFKEIKSIEIHTGSSSIEEVKIFLELNAQLLTNIELLSFCVESKRFNTTELLDYTSSLTELIPQKVILQIDGVPMGATDKPSSSLQAVSAATILVENKTNAYIQISGGTNYFTKKLVNQLDLKISGIGYGTFARKTILSYLDELEEIFIMQLQRIVNITTSLVVN; this is encoded by the coding sequence TTGAATACTCTCAATGAAACAAAAATAATAGTTCCGGCAGAACACACCGAAAGTGTCGCCAGAGCTATTTTTGCTTTAGAAGAAGGTGCTTTTACAAAAATTATATGCGGTGCAGCGAACACGAATGAAAAACATGTCGAAAGGCTTGCACTGGTTTACGCATTGAGCGGGGTAAATGTGATAGATGTTGCCCCCTCGCAAACAATAATTCAGTCTGCAAAAGCAGGAATTAAAAAAGCTTCCGACCTTTATAATAAAAATCCGGAAGCTTTTGCGCATTATAAAGAGCCTGTATTGATGGTAAGTCTCGATGCAGGAGATGATTTACATTTCAGGAAGGCTGAAATTAATTACAGTAAATGCTCAAGTTGTTTTGAATGTATAAATTCGTGCCCTGCAAGGGCTTTATCAACAGCTTATTCTTCTAAGGGTGACAGCCTTAAAAACCTGCATCCCGCCGACGAAATCCTTCAATCCGCTGTGCAGGAAGATAAAAAAATACAACTCAATAAAGATAATTGCTTAGGCTGTGGAAGATGCAGCGAAGCATGTTTGCAAAACGCAATAAGCTTTACAAAACTTAGCAATTCTTTTGATTTTGATTTTAAAGAAATTAAATCTATAGAAATACATACAGGAAGCAGTTCCATAGAGGAGGTGAAAATTTTTCTGGAATTAAACGCACAGTTGCTCACAAACATCGAGCTTTTGTCATTTTGCGTTGAATCAAAAAGATTTAACACTACTGAATTACTGGATTACACAAGCTCTTTGACAGAGCTTATCCCTCAAAAAGTAATTTTGCAGATAGACGGAGTGCCTATGGGCGCAACAGATAAGCCGTCTTCTTCTTTGCAGGCTGTTTCGGCAGCGACAATTCTTGTGGAAAATAAAACAAATGCTTACATACAAATTTCGGGAGGAACAAATTATTTTACTAAAAAATTGGTGAATCAACTCGATTTAAAAATTTCAGGGATAGGATACGGAACTTTTGCGAGAAAAACAATTCTATCTTATTTAGATGAGCTTGAGGAAATTTTTATTATGCAATTGCAACGAATTGTTAACATTACTACAAGCTTAGTAGTAAATTAA
- a CDS encoding response regulator transcription factor: MYLTDSAPQITIVIVEDENLYKKVIIDFLQEDSAFKVVGEAKDGQTAVNLAKELRPDVIIMDLGLPVISGTEATKKIKETNSFIKIIALTAHSDKNEAIDSLIAGASAYVNKDIKIQHLKMIIQTVNEGAIWLSPVIGFKVFSEILKLYKHK; encoded by the coding sequence GTGTATTTAACAGATTCAGCTCCTCAAATAACAATAGTAATTGTAGAAGATGAAAATTTGTATAAAAAAGTGATTATAGATTTTCTTCAGGAAGATTCTGCTTTTAAAGTTGTGGGGGAAGCAAAAGATGGACAGACGGCAGTCAATCTTGCCAAAGAGCTTCGGCCCGATGTAATAATTATGGATCTCGGGCTTCCTGTTATTTCAGGAACGGAAGCCACTAAAAAAATAAAAGAAACTAATTCGTTTATTAAAATTATAGCGTTAACAGCTCATTCGGATAAAAATGAAGCCATAGATTCATTGATAGCAGGAGCTTCTGCTTATGTTAACAAAGATATTAAAATTCAGCATCTAAAAATGATTATTCAGACGGTTAATGAAGGTGCAATTTGGCTATCTCCCGTTATAGGCTTTAAAGTTTTTTCGGAAATCCTAAAGCTTTATAAGCATAAGTAA
- a CDS encoding glycosyltransferase, with product MLLTTPDKEFTTINLSKKNDSSKKKIAIVSDQISGGIGGAESITFSMARMYPDAHLYATVVDKNILPDDILQKGIKSTFIQNLPLSKKLYKAYLPLMPTAIEYLDLQEYDIIFSSHHCVAKGVIPRPDAVHICYCHSPARYIWDLFWTYQQLNGVNKITKFLSSFLCNYLRVWDVTSSARVDYFLANSGYTAARIKKFYNRDCEILYPPVDTNKFFHEGYDDYYLMISRLVGYKRFDLAIEAFNENGKKLVIIGDGAEFEKYKKIAKPNVKLLGKVSDEILAKYMNRCKGFIFPGKEDFGIVMAEAQAAGKPVIAFKGGGALDIVIDGQTGILFEEQTVESLGNAIKICEKNEWDNRFIQESAKRFDKEKFNKRLKQIIENT from the coding sequence ATGTTGTTAACAACTCCTGACAAGGAATTTACAACTATAAATTTATCCAAAAAAAATGATAGCTCAAAAAAGAAAATTGCTATTGTCTCGGATCAAATATCAGGCGGTATAGGAGGAGCTGAGAGCATAACCTTTTCTATGGCAAGAATGTATCCGGATGCTCATTTGTACGCAACTGTCGTTGATAAAAATATTCTTCCGGATGATATTTTACAAAAAGGAATAAAATCAACTTTTATACAAAATCTTCCGTTAAGTAAAAAGCTGTATAAAGCTTATCTTCCTTTAATGCCTACAGCTATTGAATATCTTGATTTACAAGAATATGACATTATTTTTTCGTCACATCATTGCGTTGCAAAAGGGGTTATACCAAGACCCGATGCGGTTCATATCTGTTATTGCCATTCTCCGGCAAGGTATATATGGGATTTGTTCTGGACATATCAACAACTTAACGGTGTAAATAAAATTACAAAATTCTTAAGCTCTTTTCTCTGCAACTATCTTAGAGTTTGGGATGTGACAAGCTCTGCCAGGGTTGATTATTTTCTGGCAAATTCGGGTTATACAGCAGCGAGAATAAAAAAATTCTATAACAGGGATTGTGAAATTTTGTATCCGCCTGTAGACACCAATAAGTTTTTCCATGAAGGATACGATGATTATTATTTAATGATAAGCAGGCTTGTCGGGTATAAAAGGTTTGATCTTGCAATAGAAGCATTTAATGAAAACGGTAAAAAACTTGTAATTATAGGCGACGGTGCAGAATTTGAAAAATACAAAAAAATTGCAAAACCCAACGTTAAACTGCTTGGAAAAGTTTCGGATGAAATTCTTGCCAAGTATATGAATAGATGCAAAGGATTTATATTTCCCGGCAAAGAAGATTTCGGTATTGTAATGGCGGAAGCGCAAGCTGCAGGCAAGCCGGTCATTGCTTTTAAAGGCGGCGGCGCTCTCGATATTGTAATAGATGGTCAGACAGGAATTCTTTTTGAAGAGCAAACTGTTGAATCTCTTGGTAATGCCATAAAAATTTGTGAAAAAAACGAATGGGATAACAGGTTTATACAAGAAAGTGCAAAAAGATTTGATAAAGAAAAGTTTAATAAAAGACTCAAACAAATAATAGAAAACACGTAA
- a CDS encoding GAF domain-containing sensor histidine kinase — protein MSDDNENLKNIIINTLISDDLEEAVRNITMELGKLFNADRVHFRFYDKDINTFSEVVEEYRKNKESPSSKRKMLYPIEFDRFLKDKLTQEKHLFIIDDINKPEYPETFKQLFENLEINNEIILPIFFRGELESAFFITNTESTELLSGKNLEFLIPAARQISIGTHLFKVQNSLIKAVSYEKILKEIIMEVRGYENLEQVFEYLVNKLADMYGVNKVLHLNTDSLGNFVVINEALKDRVKEFEGKIIFTQDSFKELENYTEHSIITVNTLEQIQNTKLKKFLEENNIKAFMLYPIEILSPVKGERKIEERVMVCSDIPRKWSYQDIESLKLIVGTTAIIYIEIRSRKEIRAIEEIFIASLVHDLKSPIYAEQKALEFIISKKQDASIQSIMTYLNDIYKTNEELLRLITNLLLVYSMDLGLHEIKKEPANISKIIDDAIRTIKPMADDNESEIIKNIQEILMDIYMDPDEIRRVFINIIINAIKHNPKKVEINISAEKRENEILISISDNGAGIPEAEKANIFQKYQTSKRKVGTGLGLYLSKQIVEYHGGTIWFESEEGKGTTFYFTLPLTDEIKGD, from the coding sequence ATGAGTGACGATAATGAAAATCTAAAAAATATAATTATTAATACTTTAATAAGTGACGATCTCGAGGAAGCTGTCAGAAATATAACGATGGAACTGGGCAAGCTCTTTAATGCAGACAGAGTGCATTTCAGGTTTTATGATAAAGATATAAATACTTTTTCGGAGGTTGTCGAAGAATACAGAAAAAATAAAGAAAGTCCTTCCTCAAAGAGAAAGATGCTTTATCCTATAGAGTTTGACAGGTTTTTAAAAGATAAATTAACACAAGAAAAGCATCTTTTTATAATCGATGATATTAATAAACCTGAATATCCCGAAACATTTAAGCAGCTTTTTGAAAATCTGGAAATAAATAATGAAATAATACTGCCCATTTTTTTTAGAGGAGAGCTTGAATCTGCATTTTTTATAACGAACACAGAATCCACAGAACTTTTATCAGGAAAAAATCTGGAATTTTTAATTCCTGCTGCAAGACAAATTTCTATCGGGACTCATTTGTTTAAAGTCCAAAATAGTCTTATCAAGGCTGTTAGTTACGAAAAAATACTCAAAGAAATAATAATGGAAGTCAGGGGTTATGAAAACCTTGAGCAAGTATTTGAGTATTTGGTCAATAAATTGGCGGATATGTATGGAGTGAACAAGGTTTTACACTTAAATACCGATTCTTTAGGAAATTTTGTCGTCATAAATGAAGCATTAAAAGATAGAGTTAAAGAGTTTGAAGGAAAAATAATTTTTACACAGGATTCTTTTAAGGAACTGGAAAATTATACAGAACATTCAATTATAACGGTAAATACTCTTGAGCAAATTCAAAATACCAAATTAAAGAAATTTCTGGAAGAAAATAATATTAAAGCTTTTATGCTCTATCCTATTGAAATCCTTTCACCTGTTAAAGGCGAAAGGAAAATAGAAGAAAGGGTTATGGTCTGTTCTGATATTCCGAGAAAATGGTCGTATCAGGATATAGAATCTTTAAAGTTAATTGTTGGAACTACCGCAATTATTTATATTGAAATCAGAAGCAGAAAAGAAATAAGAGCAATTGAAGAAATTTTTATAGCCTCGCTTGTTCATGATTTGAAGAGCCCTATTTATGCCGAGCAAAAAGCCCTTGAATTCATAATATCAAAAAAACAGGATGCCAGTATTCAAAGCATTATGACGTATTTGAATGATATATATAAGACAAATGAAGAGCTTTTAAGGCTTATAACAAATCTTCTTCTTGTTTATTCAATGGATCTTGGCTTGCATGAAATAAAAAAAGAACCGGCAAATATATCTAAAATAATTGATGATGCCATAAGAACAATAAAACCTATGGCTGATGATAACGAATCAGAAATTATTAAAAATATTCAGGAAATTCTTATGGATATTTACATGGATCCTGATGAAATCAGACGGGTTTTTATAAATATAATAATTAATGCCATTAAACATAATCCTAAAAAAGTAGAAATAAATATTTCCGCCGAAAAGAGAGAAAACGAAATTCTTATTTCAATAAGTGATAATGGTGCCGGAATCCCTGAAGCAGAAAAAGCCAATATTTTTCAAAAATATCAGACAAGTAAGAGAAAAGTTGGTACGGGTCTCGGGCTTTATTTGTCAAAACAAATAGTTGAATATCACGGGGGAACAATATGGTTTGAATCAGAAGAGGGCAAGGGAACTACTTTCTATTTTACTTTGCCGTTAACTGATGAGATAAAAGGAGATTGA
- a CDS encoding R3H domain-containing nucleic acid-binding protein, which translates to MNLEEKNFSNSEFYSDLEKLAAVLPPKIIGEMKKLKLDDIVEVVLDIGRRGELRHLDKSIEYLGQEFVTQKDIDSVISKIDDFTSDNRSGIPGTLHRISAIRNRKGHVIGLTCRVGRVVTGTINCIKDLVLQEKSILFLGKPGVGKTTKLREIARLLADDLSKRVIVVDTSNEIAGDGDVPHIAIGKSRRMQVLSPERQKDVMIEAVENHTPEVIVVDEIGTEQEAQAARTIAERGVMLIATAHGNLLENLIKNPTLSDLVGGVNTVTLGDDEARRRACQKTVLEREKQPTFDIIIEIRDRETLAVYPNASEAVDCILRDWPISPEIRKIDHKGETVEVKQAEKAEKIEQKVNFEAFVDKYTKNIRASSKKIFIYAVSRSMVDKVIERLDIDVEITRNIDEADVVIAHNSFSKGGAKILNVAKDYHLPIHFVKSNTMPQIQKAIKDSFGMKEKPGDSYGMACFDETEEALKEVQGAVYKILNGSDSIELEPRKSHIRKLQHEIIEKYNLTSTSVGEEPERRLKIISTNGLKEVG; encoded by the coding sequence GTGAATTTAGAAGAAAAAAACTTTTCGAATTCTGAATTTTACAGTGATTTAGAAAAACTTGCTGCTGTATTGCCGCCTAAAATAATCGGCGAAATGAAAAAACTTAAACTGGATGATATAGTAGAAGTTGTTTTGGATATTGGAAGAAGAGGCGAATTAAGGCATTTAGACAAGTCTATCGAATATCTCGGACAAGAATTTGTAACCCAAAAAGATATTGATTCCGTAATTTCAAAAATAGATGATTTTACATCCGATAACAGATCCGGTATTCCGGGAACACTCCACAGAATTAGCGCTATTCGCAACAGAAAAGGTCATGTTATAGGTCTTACATGCAGAGTCGGCAGGGTCGTAACCGGAACTATTAATTGTATAAAAGATTTAGTGCTTCAAGAAAAAAGTATTTTATTTCTCGGAAAACCGGGCGTGGGAAAAACTACAAAACTCAGAGAAATAGCAAGGCTTTTAGCCGATGATTTGAGCAAACGTGTTATTGTTGTCGACACTTCCAATGAAATTGCCGGAGATGGCGATGTTCCCCATATTGCGATTGGCAAATCAAGACGTATGCAAGTTTTATCACCGGAACGTCAAAAAGATGTGATGATTGAGGCTGTTGAAAATCATACACCTGAAGTGATTGTTGTAGATGAAATAGGTACAGAGCAAGAAGCACAGGCTGCCAGAACAATAGCCGAAAGAGGCGTAATGCTTATTGCTACAGCACACGGAAATCTCCTTGAAAATCTTATTAAAAACCCTACTTTGTCAGACTTAGTCGGCGGAGTAAATACTGTAACGCTGGGCGATGATGAAGCAAGAAGAAGAGCTTGCCAGAAAACTGTTCTTGAAAGAGAAAAACAGCCTACTTTTGATATAATAATCGAAATCAGAGACAGAGAAACTCTCGCAGTATATCCAAATGCGTCTGAAGCCGTTGATTGTATCCTTAGAGACTGGCCTATATCTCCTGAAATCAGAAAAATTGATCACAAAGGAGAAACTGTCGAAGTTAAACAGGCTGAAAAAGCAGAAAAAATCGAGCAGAAAGTTAACTTTGAAGCTTTTGTGGACAAATACACCAAAAACATTAGAGCCTCAAGCAAAAAAATATTTATCTACGCTGTAAGCCGCTCAATGGTTGATAAAGTTATTGAAAGACTTGACATTGACGTTGAAATCACAAGAAATATCGATGAAGCCGATGTCGTAATTGCACATAACAGCTTTTCAAAAGGCGGCGCAAAAATCTTAAATGTCGCCAAAGATTATCATTTGCCTATTCATTTTGTAAAATCAAATACAATGCCTCAAATTCAAAAAGCGATTAAAGATTCTTTCGGCATGAAAGAAAAACCTGGGGATTCTTACGGAATGGCTTGTTTTGATGAAACTGAAGAAGCATTAAAAGAAGTTCAAGGAGCTGTTTATAAAATTCTAAACGGTTCAGACTCAATAGAACTCGAACCAAGAAAATCACATATAAGAAAACTTCAGCATGAAATCATTGAAAAGTATAACCTGACAAGTACAAGTGTCGGTGAAGAGCCTGAAAGACGCTTGAAAATCATATCGACTAACGGTTTAAAAGAAGTCGGATAA